A genome region from Fibrobacterota bacterium includes the following:
- a CDS encoding LamG domain-containing protein, whose protein sequence is MKAVLLSLAPLLFMGCLPGVNDVVLSARVRPFQDNSHPKPNPKPVKDPVSPFALDSGTVFLADFDCTLVNRVTEAQGSMQAGAFVPALFGSGVHLQADAGQKFLVAFPNTPALSLRSGTLEALVRYDAVQPGFSHFIDKSWQYGVSAFDGKLAAWFGSTWWYTDVALPVGEWSYVAVTFDGQTLKMYLNGGLAASTAYSGTGNPEYSSVFDLGIGNADDAGFNIPFKGTVDAVRLSRPVRTADQIAEAWTRIEPRNY, encoded by the coding sequence ATGAAAGCTGTTCTGCTCTCCCTTGCCCCGCTCCTTTTTATGGGCTGCTTGCCCGGAGTCAATGACGTCGTCCTGAGCGCCCGCGTGCGGCCCTTCCAGGATAACTCCCATCCCAAGCCGAACCCTAAGCCCGTGAAAGATCCCGTCAGCCCATTCGCCCTGGATAGCGGCACGGTTTTCCTGGCCGATTTCGACTGCACACTCGTCAACCGGGTCACGGAAGCCCAAGGCTCCATGCAGGCCGGCGCTTTCGTGCCCGCGCTCTTCGGCTCCGGGGTGCATTTACAAGCGGATGCGGGGCAAAAATTCCTGGTCGCCTTCCCGAACACCCCGGCGCTCTCCTTGCGGTCGGGTACGCTGGAAGCGCTCGTTCGTTACGATGCGGTGCAGCCGGGCTTTTCCCATTTCATCGACAAGTCCTGGCAATACGGGGTCTCCGCCTTCGACGGGAAGCTGGCCGCCTGGTTCGGAAGCACTTGGTGGTATACCGACGTCGCCTTGCCCGTGGGGGAATGGTCCTATGTGGCCGTCACCTTCGATGGCCAAACCTTGAAGATGTACTTGAACGGGGGCCTGGCGGCTTCGACCGCGTATTCCGGGACGGGTAATCCTGAATACAGTTCGGTCTTCGATTTGGGCATCGGCAATGCCGACGATGCCGGATTCAATATCCCCTTCAAGGGAACGGTCGATGCCGTTCGCCTCTCGCGCCCGGTGCGCACCGCCGATCAGATCGCCGAGGCCTGGACGCGCATCGAACCCCGCAATTATTAG
- a CDS encoding phosphotransferase, whose product MRYEQLSPVLAKFLARYGFGPDAKLDLAGSAGSRREYYRMAMGLRSFIVLVSPPDDADFGRFLRITQFYRLMNFPVPMVYCIDDAAHQVLLEDLGDRRLYDLVKDGGPATEFYSKVINQLIDLQTRCFQWHQECPDIRSRLFDEHDLLWETDYYKTQYLLGHRGIAYSATDDARLDAVFHELARRVDGQPKSIMHRDFQSQNLMIQFDGTVRVIDYQGSRLGSVYYDLASLLLDPYVLLPDADIDELLRYYHQKSLNPLPFDEMYRQFLLAAAQRIMQALGAYCFLSRVKGLPQFRAYIDPGEKRLAWIVERSGWPDLERVLPPA is encoded by the coding sequence TTGCGATACGAACAACTCTCGCCGGTGCTGGCGAAATTCCTCGCCCGTTACGGCTTCGGTCCCGATGCGAAATTGGACCTCGCGGGCTCGGCAGGCTCGCGGCGCGAATATTACCGGATGGCCATGGGCTTGAGATCCTTCATCGTCCTGGTTTCCCCGCCCGACGATGCCGACTTCGGGCGCTTCCTCCGCATCACCCAATTCTATCGCCTGATGAATTTCCCCGTCCCCATGGTCTATTGCATCGACGATGCGGCCCACCAGGTGTTACTGGAAGATCTCGGCGATCGCCGGCTCTACGATCTGGTGAAGGACGGCGGGCCCGCCACCGAATTCTATAGCAAGGTGATCAACCAACTCATCGACCTGCAAACCCGTTGCTTCCAATGGCACCAGGAATGCCCGGACATCCGCTCGCGCCTGTTCGACGAGCATGATCTCCTCTGGGAGACCGATTATTACAAGACCCAATACCTGTTGGGACACCGGGGCATCGCCTATTCCGCCACGGACGACGCCCGTCTCGACGCCGTGTTCCATGAGTTGGCGCGGCGCGTGGACGGCCAACCCAAATCGATCATGCATCGCGATTTCCAATCGCAGAACCTGATGATCCAGTTCGACGGGACCGTGCGGGTGATCGATTACCAGGGGAGCCGCCTGGGCTCGGTTTATTACGATCTCGCGTCCTTGCTTCTCGATCCCTACGTGCTCTTGCCCGACGCGGACATCGACGAGCTCCTGCGCTATTACCATCAGAAGTCCCTCAACCCGCTCCCCTTCGACGAGATGTACCGGCAGTTCCTCTTGGCGGCCGCGCAGCGCATCATGCAGGCATTGGGGGCTTATTGCTTCCTGTCCCGGGTGAAAGGGCTGCCGCAATTCCGGGCCTACATCGACCCCGGCGAAAAACGCCTGGCCTGGATCGTGGAACGTTCCGGCTGGCCGGACCTCGAGCGGGTGCTGCCGCCGGCCTGA
- a CDS encoding YfhO family protein: MMAGFIKEKTAWFKEDWKALLGVILLGLIPFALPTQSEGAFLFSPGQALYASDQLGSPSWRFYFEALKHGIIPQWLPYELGGMPSFDAGFGDTAYPLFILLGMILPIKTLISWMFVFHVLIAGLCAYYLVRRFFRLDKLLSVALAAAYMLNTNFISHIHAGHTGKFYIMTWLPLSLYLLLRSLQREAKLRHFLGLALSVTLMMLPFHPQFLYYVLMGYFVVWAWRTFQLAKEKAYGSAVMTAARFWVPILLGLGMAFFVLYPPTQWTKFYGVRGSTEKTTYEHATSWSMHPEETASLIVPEFGGINEKYWGRNPFKLNSEYPGLSVLFLGILGLVLYRKEKGYWFWLWGSIGLLAIVFGLGAHTPLFRLFYSLVPGIKNFRAPSMMLFWLATALLVMSADALSRLTRGNLPSETRARWSKRLAQVGFGIAGVLILSGLAPSIVYGMWDGIFGGDALPNLANRAASQSAFSLGAIRAGALLGMLVFATRKWLLQKPDSLRFGLALLAVTCVDLIWVDSNFIMTYDPGRFLASEPAIDYLKADTSSFRVFDLPGAEERSVMHFHEIETVDGWTDNEYRLYREYRGGDYQQNPNFMAGLKQNPDGTVSGSVFLDMLNVKYLGYRLQGEGGLRLAPNTSVLPRAWFVPYWDTVPEAEAMERMKAPGFDPRKIAFLSGSGLTPRPQPEAAAADTGKPAAAIRLEHKDYNHSSWSVTAPSEGLLVLSELWFPHWQVQVDGKPAPLLRADFAFRGIQLPAGNHTVSLTYRSPWLRKGMAVSALCLLLLAAGAGALYWLEKRKSASAPVA, translated from the coding sequence ATGATGGCGGGATTCATCAAGGAGAAAACGGCCTGGTTCAAGGAGGACTGGAAGGCGCTCCTCGGCGTCATCCTGCTGGGATTGATTCCCTTCGCCTTGCCGACCCAATCGGAAGGAGCTTTCCTTTTCTCGCCGGGCCAGGCCCTCTACGCTTCCGATCAATTGGGCTCGCCTTCGTGGCGTTTCTACTTCGAAGCCCTGAAGCACGGGATCATCCCGCAATGGCTTCCCTACGAGCTGGGCGGCATGCCCAGCTTCGACGCCGGCTTCGGCGATACCGCCTATCCCCTATTCATCCTGCTCGGCATGATCTTGCCCATCAAGACCTTGATCTCGTGGATGTTCGTCTTCCACGTGCTGATCGCGGGCTTGTGCGCCTACTATCTGGTGCGACGCTTCTTCCGGCTCGACAAGCTGTTGTCCGTGGCCCTGGCGGCCGCCTACATGCTCAATACCAATTTCATCTCCCACATCCACGCGGGGCATACGGGCAAGTTCTACATCATGACCTGGCTACCCTTGTCGCTGTACCTGCTGTTGCGCAGCCTCCAGCGCGAAGCCAAGCTGCGCCATTTCCTGGGACTGGCCCTGTCCGTCACCTTGATGATGCTGCCTTTCCATCCCCAATTCCTGTACTACGTCCTGATGGGCTACTTCGTGGTCTGGGCCTGGCGCACCTTCCAACTGGCGAAGGAAAAGGCCTACGGCTCCGCCGTCATGACCGCCGCCCGCTTCTGGGTCCCCATCCTGCTTGGCCTCGGGATGGCCTTCTTCGTGCTCTATCCCCCCACGCAATGGACCAAGTTCTATGGCGTACGCGGGTCGACGGAGAAGACGACCTATGAGCATGCCACCTCCTGGTCGATGCACCCCGAGGAGACGGCCTCGCTGATCGTTCCCGAGTTCGGAGGAATCAACGAGAAGTATTGGGGGCGCAACCCTTTCAAGCTGAATTCCGAGTATCCCGGTCTGTCGGTGCTGTTCCTGGGCATCCTCGGGCTGGTTCTGTACCGCAAGGAAAAGGGCTATTGGTTCTGGCTTTGGGGGAGCATAGGCCTTTTGGCCATCGTGTTCGGATTGGGCGCGCATACGCCCCTGTTCCGCCTCTTCTATTCCCTGGTGCCCGGCATCAAGAACTTCCGCGCCCCCAGCATGATGCTCTTTTGGCTGGCCACCGCGCTCTTGGTCATGAGCGCCGACGCCTTGTCGCGCCTCACGCGCGGGAACCTGCCTTCGGAGACGCGCGCGCGTTGGAGCAAGCGCTTGGCCCAGGTGGGCTTCGGCATCGCCGGCGTCCTCATCCTCTCCGGTCTCGCGCCGAGCATCGTATACGGGATGTGGGACGGGATTTTCGGCGGCGACGCGCTCCCCAACCTGGCCAATCGCGCGGCCTCGCAATCCGCCTTCTCCCTGGGCGCCATCCGCGCCGGCGCGCTGCTGGGCATGCTGGTCTTCGCGACGCGCAAATGGCTGCTGCAAAAGCCCGACTCCTTGCGTTTCGGCCTGGCCCTGTTGGCGGTGACATGCGTGGATCTGATCTGGGTGGACTCCAACTTCATCATGACCTACGATCCGGGACGCTTCCTGGCTTCCGAGCCCGCCATCGATTACCTCAAGGCGGACACGTCCTCCTTTCGCGTGTTCGACCTGCCGGGCGCCGAAGAACGTTCGGTGATGCACTTCCATGAGATAGAGACCGTGGACGGCTGGACCGACAACGAATACCGGCTCTACCGCGAGTACCGCGGCGGGGACTACCAGCAGAACCCGAACTTCATGGCCGGGCTTAAGCAGAATCCGGACGGAACGGTTTCGGGAAGCGTATTCCTGGACATGCTGAACGTGAAGTACCTGGGCTACCGGCTGCAAGGGGAAGGCGGACTGCGCTTGGCCCCGAATACTTCCGTGCTGCCGCGGGCGTGGTTCGTGCCCTATTGGGATACCGTGCCCGAAGCGGAGGCCATGGAACGCATGAAGGCGCCCGGCTTCGACCCGCGCAAGATCGCCTTCCTCTCCGGATCGGGCCTTACGCCGCGCCCTCAGCCCGAGGCCGCCGCGGCGGATACGGGTAAACCGGCCGCCGCCATCCGGCTCGAGCACAAGGACTATAACCATTCCTCCTGGTCGGTTACCGCCCCCAGCGAAGGGCTGTTGGTCTTGTCGGAGCTCTGGTTCCCCCATTGGCAGGTACAGGTGGACGGGAAGCCCGCGCCCTTGCTGCGCGCCGATTTCGCCTTCCGGGGCATCCAACTTCCCGCCGGCAACCACACGGTGTCGCTGACCTACCGTTCTCCCTGGCTCAGGAAAGGGATGGCCGTTTCCGCCCTATGCCTGCTCTTGCTCGCGGCGGGAGCGGGGGCGCTCTATTGGCTGGAGAAGCGCAAATCCGCCAGCGCCCCAGTAGCCTAA
- a CDS encoding LamG domain-containing protein, protein MPRSLPLRVICVGAALSFAGATELLHFDFNDTAHLGIQAGSLPAGTLIGLVQASGAAGSADFRGGVVKLPDFPGPQGPFSIEARFRIRSYGPEDSRFVSDILNTGTWNSDPPETDGTPTQGFVFRVGGGYLYPVLPESRYGSSAEWAEAQRAWSNIDRGRLSVCFADFVIARRDDPDNWKEAPSDGCVQLGAWTHMAAVWDGSNMRLYLNGLEATDTLRLQGAGRPPRIDSVETAFVGGRKDRSWDPRRFDGDIDFVRMEDRALTPEEIHARYKDTFVPERRDSLCVGVAVPDYPEAGRVCQGRIKVAIKISNHGACTDTRFIAGFLSGDSVEIELSKNPSFDPVEVRARFAMLSFELGADELGSLAAYNGPIYWRVRLVPAVPKGGAAKLAAGKAALAKKAVAADSATTAPEWSPSRPLILDMAAAALSRPKPRLVRAEKGLLFRSLTEPALYDLAGHRMPARFRRLPDDAGTWRLEGTPAGAGILLAR, encoded by the coding sequence ATGCCCCGATCCCTTCCCCTTCGCGTAATTTGCGTTGGCGCCGCCCTCAGCTTCGCGGGCGCGACGGAGTTGCTTCATTTCGACTTCAACGACACCGCCCATCTCGGCATCCAGGCGGGAAGCCTGCCCGCCGGAACCCTTATCGGGCTCGTCCAGGCTTCCGGTGCGGCCGGGAGCGCCGACTTCCGCGGCGGGGTGGTGAAGCTGCCGGATTTCCCCGGGCCCCAGGGGCCGTTCTCCATCGAGGCGCGTTTCCGCATCCGCAGTTACGGGCCCGAGGATAGCCGCTTCGTCTCCGATATCCTGAATACGGGCACGTGGAATAGCGACCCGCCCGAAACCGACGGCACTCCGACGCAAGGCTTCGTCTTCCGGGTGGGCGGCGGGTATCTCTACCCGGTGCTCCCGGAGAGCAGATATGGCTCCTCGGCGGAATGGGCCGAAGCGCAAAGGGCCTGGTCCAATATCGATCGCGGGAGGCTTTCGGTATGCTTCGCCGACTTCGTCATCGCCCGCCGCGACGATCCCGACAATTGGAAAGAGGCCCCCTCCGACGGCTGCGTCCAATTGGGGGCGTGGACGCATATGGCGGCCGTATGGGACGGGAGTAACATGCGTCTTTACCTGAACGGCCTGGAGGCCACCGATACCTTGCGCTTGCAAGGCGCCGGCCGCCCCCCTCGCATCGACAGCGTCGAAACCGCTTTCGTGGGCGGACGCAAGGATCGGTCCTGGGACCCGCGCCGCTTCGACGGGGACATCGACTTCGTGCGGATGGAAGACCGGGCCCTGACCCCGGAGGAAATCCATGCGCGTTACAAGGATACCTTCGTCCCGGAGCGGCGTGATTCCCTTTGCGTGGGGGTAGCCGTGCCGGATTATCCGGAAGCGGGCAGGGTATGCCAAGGCCGCATCAAGGTGGCGATCAAGATCTCCAATCACGGCGCCTGCACCGACACCCGCTTCATCGCCGGCTTCCTGTCCGGGGACAGCGTCGAGATCGAGCTGTCGAAAAACCCGTCCTTCGATCCCGTGGAAGTCCGGGCCCGCTTCGCCATGCTGTCCTTCGAACTCGGCGCGGATGAATTGGGGTCCCTGGCGGCGTATAACGGCCCGATCTATTGGCGCGTCCGCTTGGTACCGGCGGTTCCCAAGGGTGGGGCGGCCAAGCTGGCGGCCGGCAAAGCGGCTTTAGCGAAGAAGGCGGTGGCAGCGGACTCGGCGACCACCGCTCCCGAATGGAGCCCCTCGCGGCCCCTTATCCTGGACATGGCGGCGGCGGCGCTTTCCCGGCCGAAGCCGCGCCTGGTGCGCGCGGAGAAGGGCTTGCTTTTCCGGAGCCTTACCGAACCCGCCCTTTACGATCTGGCAGGCCATCGCATGCCGGCGCGTTTCCGTCGCCTACCCGATGATGCCGGGACCTGGCGTTTGGAAGGGACGCCAGCCGGCGCGGGAATCCTGTTGGCCCGTTAG
- a CDS encoding glycosyltransferase family 4 protein yields MSAKGLRLSYYSYDSPGNPWLSGGGALRDFEILKRQRPDWERVTLFVGAFPGFRPGLRDGLEYRAIGFGRSYLLSRLVFTAAANLRVLFDRADAIGNSVSAYAPLLAGLLRPRRFFMVAHHYVGGRSGEKYSWMGRLAWLSEWLLYRFGRRLIVSNGEVAARARALNPRIKVLQTQNGFDSELLRLASETARPPFLLYLGRFDIYMKGLDHLVAAFAALPPGSRGDLRLVLAGAASPQALAAVEKLVAGAPGLPIELIPNVPEARKRELLRTCLFFVSPSRFEGWGIAALEANAAGKAVLATQADGFRDSLKDGYSALLAPVDDPAAFAEGLKTLIQDEGLRNRLAGNARTWAARFSWEGIAAREREWLQAELG; encoded by the coding sequence GTGAGCGCGAAGGGCCTCCGGCTTTCCTATTACTCCTACGACAGCCCGGGCAATCCCTGGCTGTCCGGCGGCGGCGCCTTGCGCGATTTCGAAATCCTCAAGCGCCAGCGCCCCGACTGGGAGCGGGTTACCTTGTTCGTAGGCGCTTTCCCGGGCTTCCGGCCCGGCCTCCGCGACGGCCTGGAGTACCGGGCGATCGGGTTCGGCAGGTCCTACCTGCTTTCCCGCCTGGTCTTCACCGCGGCCGCCAACCTGCGGGTGCTTTTCGATCGCGCCGACGCCATCGGCAACAGCGTTTCCGCCTACGCCCCCTTGCTCGCGGGACTCCTTAGGCCCCGGCGCTTCTTCATGGTCGCCCATCATTACGTGGGCGGCCGTTCGGGCGAGAAGTATTCCTGGATGGGCCGCCTGGCCTGGTTGAGCGAATGGCTCCTGTACCGGTTCGGCCGCCGGCTCATCGTCAGCAACGGCGAAGTGGCCGCGCGGGCCCGGGCCTTGAATCCGCGCATCAAGGTGTTGCAAACGCAGAACGGCTTCGACAGCGAACTTCTGCGCCTCGCATCCGAAACGGCCCGGCCGCCGTTCCTCCTCTACCTGGGCCGCTTCGACATCTACATGAAGGGCCTCGATCATCTGGTGGCCGCCTTCGCGGCCTTGCCGCCTGGATCGCGCGGCGATTTACGTTTGGTGCTGGCGGGGGCCGCTTCCCCCCAAGCCCTGGCCGCCGTGGAAAAGCTAGTCGCCGGCGCGCCGGGCTTGCCCATCGAGTTGATCCCGAACGTTCCCGAAGCGCGCAAGCGGGAGCTGTTGCGCACCTGCTTGTTCTTCGTCAGCCCCTCCCGTTTCGAAGGCTGGGGCATCGCCGCCTTGGAGGCCAACGCCGCCGGCAAGGCGGTGTTGGCGACGCAAGCCGACGGCTTCCGCGACAGCCTGAAAGACGGCTATTCGGCCCTACTGGCGCCCGTTGACGATCCCGCCGCCTTCGCGGAAGGCTTGAAAACCTTGATCCAGGATGAAGGCTTGCGCAATCGTTTGGCCGGGAACGCCCGGACCTGGGCGGCGCGTTTTTCCTGGGAGGGGATCGCCGCGCGGGAACGGGAATGGCTCCAAGCGGAGCTGGGTTGA